The proteins below come from a single Pseudomonas chlororaphis genomic window:
- a CDS encoding (2Fe-2S)-binding protein yields the protein MPELLLDGHPLSVASGTSVAAALALGSDGCSRTSVSGQRRAPLCGMGICQECRVMIDGRQRLACQTVCRDGMHVRTRP from the coding sequence ATGCCTGAACTCCTCCTCGACGGCCACCCACTCTCGGTCGCCAGCGGCACCAGCGTCGCGGCGGCGCTGGCGTTGGGCTCCGACGGTTGCAGTCGCACCTCGGTCAGTGGCCAGCGACGCGCGCCGTTGTGCGGCATGGGCATCTGCCAGGAATGCCGGGTGATGATCGACGGCCGGCAGCGCCTGGCGTGCCAGACCGTGTGCCGCGATGGCATGCACGTGCGGACCCGCCCA
- a CDS encoding D-amino acid oxidase gives MSEHPVADVIVIGAGIIGAACARSLAQRGLQVLVLDAGWHGATAAGMGHLLVLDDNPAELALSQYSLQRWRELAPALPAACAWRNNGTLWLAANAEEMAVADGKYLNLLAHGEACELIGRTALRQREPELREGLEGGLLIKGDGILYAPAAARWMLETANIRQQRAQVSEVDGHRVRLADGRWLSAEAVVLANGIQATQLCPELPIEPKKGHLLITDRCPNRVSHTLVELGYVTSAHTASGPSVACNIQPRPTGQLFIGASRQFGTVDPQVEGWMLAKMLKRAIDYLPGLAQLNGIRAWTGFRAASPDGLPLVGQHPQRKGLWLAVGHEGLGVTTAPATADLLVAQLFNETSPLAPQAYLPQRFLGEPTHV, from the coding sequence GTGAGCGAACACCCGGTCGCCGACGTGATCGTCATCGGCGCCGGCATCATCGGCGCCGCCTGCGCGCGCTCATTGGCCCAGCGTGGCTTGCAGGTGCTGGTGCTGGACGCCGGCTGGCATGGCGCCACGGCGGCGGGCATGGGCCACCTGCTGGTGCTCGATGACAACCCAGCGGAACTGGCCCTCAGCCAATACTCCCTGCAACGTTGGCGCGAACTGGCCCCCGCCCTGCCCGCTGCCTGCGCCTGGCGCAACAACGGTACCCTGTGGCTAGCGGCCAATGCCGAGGAAATGGCGGTGGCCGACGGCAAGTACCTCAACCTGCTGGCCCACGGCGAGGCGTGCGAATTGATCGGCCGCACTGCACTGCGCCAGCGCGAGCCTGAATTGCGCGAAGGCTTGGAAGGCGGGTTGCTGATCAAAGGTGACGGGATCCTGTATGCGCCGGCCGCCGCGCGCTGGATGCTCGAAACCGCCAACATTCGCCAACAGCGCGCCCAGGTCAGCGAAGTCGATGGCCACCGCGTGCGCCTCGCCGACGGACGCTGGTTGAGCGCCGAAGCGGTGGTCCTCGCCAATGGCATCCAGGCCACGCAACTGTGCCCGGAACTGCCCATCGAGCCGAAGAAAGGCCACCTGCTGATCACCGATCGCTGCCCCAACCGCGTGTCCCACACGCTGGTGGAACTGGGCTACGTCACCAGCGCCCACACGGCCAGCGGCCCTTCGGTGGCGTGCAACATCCAGCCCCGGCCGACCGGCCAACTGTTCATCGGCGCCTCCCGGCAGTTCGGCACCGTCGACCCACAGGTCGAAGGCTGGATGCTGGCGAAGATGCTCAAGCGCGCCATCGACTATCTACCGGGGCTGGCCCAGCTCAACGGCATCCGCGCCTGGACCGGCTTTCGCGCCGCCAGCCCCGATGGCCTGCCACTGGTGGGCCAGCATCCGCAACGCAAGGGCCTGTGGCTGGCGGTCGGGCACGAAGGGTTGGGCGTAACGACCGCGCCCGCCACCGCCGACCTGTTGGTGGCACAGCTGTTCAACGAAACCTCGCCCCTGGCCCCGCAGGCCTACTTGCCGCAGCGATTCCTCGGCGAGCCTACCCATGTCTGA
- a CDS encoding hydroxyproline-2-epimerase: protein MKRITVIDSHTGGEPTRLVTGGFPDLGRGSMAERRQRLAEQHDAWRSACVLEPRGSDVLVGALLCEPVDPNACAGVIFFNNSGYLGMCGHGTIGLVASLAHLGRIGPGVHSIETPVGTVQATLHEDRSVSVRNVPAYRYRKALRLEVPGIGPVVGDVAWGGNWFFLMADHGQRVASDNLDGLTAYTYAVQQALDQQGFRGEDGGLINHIELFADDPRADSRNFVLCPGKAYDRSPCGTGTSAKLACLAADGKLQPGQLWRQASVIGSEFEGSYEPAGERIVPTIRGRAHISAESTLIIEPDDPFAWGIRS from the coding sequence ATGAAACGCATCACCGTGATCGACTCCCACACCGGCGGCGAGCCAACGCGCCTGGTCACCGGCGGTTTTCCCGACCTGGGCCGGGGCAGCATGGCCGAGCGCCGGCAGCGCCTGGCCGAGCAGCACGATGCCTGGCGCAGCGCCTGTGTGCTGGAGCCGCGCGGCAGCGATGTGCTGGTGGGGGCGTTGTTGTGTGAACCGGTGGACCCGAACGCCTGTGCCGGGGTGATCTTCTTCAACAACAGCGGCTACCTGGGCATGTGCGGCCACGGCACCATCGGCCTGGTGGCGTCGCTGGCGCACCTGGGCAGGATCGGCCCCGGCGTGCACAGCATCGAGACCCCGGTGGGCACCGTCCAGGCCACGTTGCATGAAGATCGCTCGGTCAGCGTGCGCAACGTACCGGCCTACCGCTACCGCAAAGCGCTGCGCCTGGAAGTGCCCGGCATCGGCCCGGTGGTGGGTGACGTGGCCTGGGGCGGCAACTGGTTCTTCCTGATGGCCGACCACGGCCAGCGGGTGGCCAGCGACAACCTCGACGGGTTGACCGCCTACACCTATGCCGTCCAGCAGGCCCTGGACCAGCAAGGTTTCCGGGGCGAAGACGGCGGCCTGATCAATCACATCGAACTGTTCGCCGACGACCCTCGCGCCGACAGCCGCAACTTCGTGCTCTGCCCCGGCAAGGCCTATGACCGCTCCCCGTGCGGCACCGGTACCAGCGCCAAGCTGGCGTGCCTGGCGGCGGATGGAAAACTGCAACCGGGCCAGCTCTGGCGCCAGGCCAGCGTGATCGGCAGCGAGTTCGAAGGGTCTTATGAGCCCGCCGGCGAGCGCATCGTGCCGACCATTCGCGGCCGGGCGCACATCAGCGCCGAAAGCACGCTGATCATCGAGCCGGACGACCCGTTCGCCTGGGGCATCCGTTCGTGA
- a CDS encoding mannuronan epimerase, with product MIFNVQNFGAKGDGITDDTAAIQSAIDAAAAAGGGQVYMPTGTYIVSGGEEPSDGCVMLKSNVYLYGDGMGETTVKVADGSDTKITGVIRSAYGEETHDFGVSNLTIDGNRDHTTGKIDGWFNGYIPGQEGYDSNVTLDSVEIKDCSGYGFDPHEQTVNMVIKNSVSHGNGLDGFVADFLSDSTFENNVAYDNDRHGFNVVTSTHDFTLTNNVAYNNGGNGIVVQRGSENIPSPSNITITGGEVYGNGAEGVLVKLSSDVSVSGVDIHDNASAGVRIYGSNHVEITDNTLNNNSLGSPVPEIIIQSYDDTQGVSGKYFNGSDNTIQGNLISGSNQSTYGVAERNEDGTDRNAIIANTISHTSKGATLVYGDGSYVSATVPMTTVQGTAGNDTLQGTSASEIFYGGAGNDIINGAAGSDILVGGAGVDKLTGGTGADTFRFVAQSDSYRNATTSFDDTITDFDVTQDKIDLAGLGFTGLGNGRGGTLQISYSASNDRTYIKDFDADASGNRFELILSGNLASTLTASNFIFNRVVTGTSGSDSLLGSESADTLLGLAGNDSLSGGAGDDKLDGGAGMDTLTGGAGADTFVFSNRLDSYRNYNTGGANLGDLITDFNVAADKIDLSALGFTGLGDGKNNTVYLVLNSAGTKTYIKSLTADADGNRFEVALDGNYLNTLTSANFVFANASPTNQAPVLATPLLDQSATENTAFSYVVPATSFTDPDNDSLSYTAKLADGSALPNWLTFDAVTRTFSGTPSDTASGTYAIQVTATDGSNAAISDTFTLAVQDVPAAPTVINGTPNNDTLTGTAANEQLFGGAGNDTLNGGAGNDILVGGTGVDKLTGGAGADVFRYTSKLDSYRTGSTSASDQILDFDVAADKIDVSALGYTGLGNGLNGTLQVTYSASTNRTYLKDLTVDANGNRFEVSLAGNLVSSLTASHFVFADQNTPSNVAPVVTIALLDQNATENSPFSYTVAHDSFTDANQDLLTYTATLADGSALPTWLHFNASSLSFTGTPTNTASGTYNVLVKATDPSGASVSDSFALAVADAPASTITGTNNAETLNGTAAADLILGLGGNDTIKAGTGADIVDGGAGRDSLYGGDGADTFRYTNVLDSYRDYDTGGVTATDTIYDFTVGVDKIDVSSLGFLGLGDGSNSTLYMTLNEAGDKTYVKSAEADADGNRFEIALNGNYLNTLTASDFVFGERAQQDILYLPTLGQSNARLLRMTEDDDQSGTSMLVKDLDRYTSYDVRSQFTDADGNGIDIAVGGSTVNGLSTLGAEELKLCWWLTDTNQPGPALLRAVTLLRDQLSELQSIDNVTMGIIWGQGEEAAQEIARATDKTAAAAAYKAATLKVFDYLHAQLGNFNVYLMETGHYEQDAARARGYSEDKIASIVDGVGYVRAVQEAIATERADVKLAVDYTDLPLRYEVDPLVYPDDVWHLHEESAEIVGQRLADYIADDLGFHGNPNDNNSVQAIFDGAQNEGGMISGTDQADTLVGSSGNDTLDGDLGADTLTGGDGNDIYVVDNAFDSVIETNTSASQIDTVKASVSWTLGANLENLVLTGVSDIDGTGNERRNFITGNAAHNVLDGATGADSMSGGDGNDTYYVDNASDTVIETNSAASGGIDSVHSSLASYTLGNNVENLYIDSAAAANATGNALDNTLFAGAGNNVLDGRDGNDTVSYERAQAGVTVNLSTSAQQDTQGSGLDTLKFIENLTGSAYADTLSGNSAGNILNGGAGNDTLVGGSGDDRLIGGAGTDNLTGGTGADTYVFAALSDMGVGALRDVINGFKTAEGDHLDLTGLDANPLTATIDAFTFIGSNAFDPTNATGQLRFADGILSGSTNADATPEFEFELVGVKELHASDFTA from the coding sequence ATGATTTTCAACGTACAAAATTTTGGCGCCAAAGGAGATGGCATCACTGACGACACGGCGGCGATACAAAGTGCGATTGATGCGGCGGCCGCCGCCGGGGGTGGGCAGGTGTACATGCCCACCGGCACCTACATTGTCTCCGGCGGCGAGGAACCTTCCGACGGCTGCGTGATGCTCAAGAGCAATGTCTACCTGTACGGCGACGGCATGGGCGAGACCACCGTCAAGGTGGCCGACGGCTCCGACACCAAGATCACCGGGGTCATCCGCTCCGCCTATGGCGAGGAAACCCACGACTTCGGCGTCAGCAACCTCACCATCGACGGTAACCGCGACCACACCACCGGCAAGATCGACGGCTGGTTCAACGGCTACATTCCAGGCCAGGAAGGCTACGACTCCAACGTCACCCTCGACAGCGTCGAGATCAAGGATTGCTCCGGGTACGGTTTCGACCCCCACGAGCAGACCGTCAACATGGTCATCAAGAACAGCGTGTCCCACGGCAACGGCCTGGACGGCTTCGTTGCGGACTTCCTCAGCGACAGCACCTTCGAGAACAACGTCGCCTACGACAACGACCGCCACGGCTTCAACGTCGTCACCAGCACCCATGACTTCACCCTGACCAACAACGTCGCCTACAACAACGGCGGCAACGGCATCGTGGTGCAGCGCGGCAGCGAGAACATCCCCTCCCCGAGCAACATCACCATCACCGGGGGCGAGGTCTACGGCAATGGCGCCGAAGGCGTGCTGGTCAAACTGTCGAGCGATGTCAGCGTCAGCGGCGTCGACATCCACGACAATGCCAGCGCCGGGGTGCGCATCTACGGCAGCAACCACGTCGAGATCACCGACAACACGCTCAACAACAACTCCCTGGGCAGCCCGGTACCGGAAATCATCATCCAGTCCTACGACGACACCCAGGGTGTGTCCGGCAAATATTTCAACGGCAGCGACAACACCATCCAGGGCAACCTCATCAGCGGTAGCAATCAGTCGACCTACGGCGTTGCCGAGCGCAACGAAGACGGCACCGATCGCAACGCCATCATCGCCAACACCATCAGCCACACCAGCAAGGGGGCCACGCTGGTCTATGGCGATGGCAGCTACGTCAGCGCCACGGTTCCGATGACCACCGTACAAGGCACGGCGGGCAACGACACCTTGCAGGGCACCTCCGCCAGCGAGATTTTCTACGGCGGCGCGGGCAATGACATCATCAACGGCGCGGCCGGCAGCGACATCCTGGTGGGCGGTGCCGGCGTCGACAAGCTCACCGGCGGCACCGGCGCCGACACCTTCCGCTTCGTCGCCCAATCCGACAGCTACCGCAACGCGACCACCAGTTTCGACGACACCATCACCGACTTCGACGTCACCCAGGACAAGATCGACCTCGCCGGCCTTGGTTTCACCGGACTGGGCAACGGCCGTGGCGGCACCCTGCAGATCAGCTACAGCGCCAGTAACGACCGCACCTACATCAAGGACTTCGACGCCGACGCCAGTGGCAACCGCTTCGAGCTGATCCTGTCGGGCAACCTTGCCAGCACCCTGACCGCCAGCAATTTCATCTTCAACCGAGTCGTCACCGGCACCAGCGGCAGCGACTCGTTGTTGGGCAGCGAGTCAGCCGACACGCTGCTCGGCCTGGCCGGCAACGACAGCCTCAGCGGCGGCGCGGGTGACGACAAGCTCGACGGCGGCGCCGGCATGGACACCCTCACCGGCGGGGCCGGGGCCGACACCTTCGTGTTCTCCAATCGCCTGGACAGCTACCGCAACTACAACACCGGCGGGGCCAACCTGGGCGACCTGATCACCGACTTCAACGTGGCGGCCGACAAGATCGACCTGTCCGCCCTGGGGTTCACCGGCCTGGGCGATGGCAAGAACAACACCGTGTACCTGGTGCTCAACAGTGCCGGCACCAAGACCTACATCAAGTCTTTGACGGCCGATGCCGACGGCAACCGCTTCGAAGTGGCGCTGGACGGCAATTACCTCAACACGCTGACCAGCGCCAACTTCGTCTTTGCCAACGCGTCGCCGACCAACCAGGCTCCAGTGCTGGCCACGCCGCTGCTGGATCAGAGCGCCACCGAAAACACCGCGTTCAGCTACGTGGTGCCGGCCACCAGCTTCACCGACCCGGACAACGACAGCCTGAGCTACACCGCCAAGCTGGCCGATGGCAGCGCCCTGCCCAATTGGCTGACCTTCGACGCCGTCACCCGGACATTCAGCGGCACCCCCAGCGACACGGCGTCCGGTACCTACGCCATCCAGGTCACCGCGACCGATGGCAGCAACGCGGCGATCAGCGACACGTTCACCCTCGCCGTACAGGACGTGCCCGCCGCCCCGACGGTGATCAACGGCACACCGAACAACGACACCCTGACGGGCACCGCGGCCAACGAGCAACTGTTCGGCGGTGCGGGTAACGACACCCTCAACGGTGGCGCCGGCAACGACATCCTGGTGGGCGGCACCGGCGTCGACAAACTCACCGGCGGCGCCGGCGCCGATGTGTTCCGCTACACCTCCAAGCTCGACAGCTACCGCACCGGCTCTACCAGCGCCAGCGACCAGATCCTCGACTTCGATGTGGCGGCCGACAAGATCGACGTCTCGGCGCTTGGCTACACCGGCTTGGGCAACGGTCTGAACGGCACGCTGCAAGTGACCTACAGCGCCTCGACCAACCGCACCTACCTCAAGGACCTCACCGTCGACGCCAACGGCAACCGCTTCGAGGTGTCGTTGGCGGGCAACCTGGTGAGCAGCCTGACGGCCAGTCACTTTGTCTTCGCCGACCAGAACACGCCCAGCAACGTGGCGCCGGTGGTCACCATCGCGCTGCTCGACCAGAACGCCACGGAGAACTCGCCGTTCAGCTACACCGTGGCCCACGACAGCTTCACCGACGCCAACCAGGACCTGCTGACCTACACCGCGACCCTGGCCGACGGCAGCGCCCTGCCCACCTGGCTGCATTTCAATGCCAGCAGCCTGAGCTTCACCGGCACGCCGACCAACACCGCGTCCGGCACCTACAACGTCCTGGTCAAGGCCACCGATCCGTCCGGGGCTTCGGTCAGCGACAGCTTTGCCCTCGCCGTGGCCGACGCACCGGCCAGCACCATCACCGGCACCAACAACGCCGAAACCCTCAACGGCACGGCGGCCGCCGACCTGATCCTCGGCCTGGGCGGCAACGACACGATCAAGGCCGGCACCGGCGCCGACATCGTCGATGGTGGTGCCGGACGCGACTCGCTGTACGGTGGCGACGGGGCCGATACGTTCCGCTACACCAATGTGCTCGACAGCTACCGCGACTACGACACCGGCGGCGTCACGGCCACCGACACGATCTATGATTTCACCGTCGGGGTCGACAAGATCGACGTGTCGAGCCTGGGTTTCCTCGGCCTGGGCGATGGCAGCAACAGCACGCTGTACATGACCCTGAACGAGGCCGGCGACAAGACCTACGTCAAGTCCGCCGAGGCCGACGCCGATGGCAATCGCTTCGAAATCGCCCTCAACGGCAACTACCTCAACACCCTGACCGCCAGTGATTTCGTCTTCGGCGAACGCGCCCAGCAAGACATCCTGTACCTGCCGACTCTCGGCCAGTCCAACGCGCGGCTGCTGCGCATGACCGAGGACGACGACCAGTCCGGCACTTCGATGCTGGTCAAGGACCTGGACCGCTACACCTCCTACGACGTGCGCAGCCAGTTCACCGATGCCGATGGCAACGGGATCGACATTGCCGTCGGCGGCAGCACGGTCAACGGCCTCTCGACCCTCGGCGCCGAGGAACTGAAGCTGTGCTGGTGGCTGACCGACACCAACCAGCCCGGTCCTGCGCTGTTGCGTGCGGTCACCTTGCTACGCGACCAGCTCAGCGAACTGCAATCGATCGACAACGTCACCATGGGCATTATCTGGGGCCAAGGCGAGGAAGCCGCCCAGGAAATCGCCCGTGCCACGGACAAGACAGCGGCGGCAGCAGCGTACAAGGCCGCAACCTTGAAGGTGTTCGACTACCTGCACGCGCAATTGGGCAACTTCAACGTGTACCTGATGGAGACCGGTCACTACGAGCAGGACGCGGCCCGGGCCCGTGGCTATTCGGAAGACAAGATCGCGTCCATCGTCGACGGGGTCGGCTACGTGCGCGCCGTCCAGGAAGCCATCGCCACCGAACGCGCCGACGTCAAGCTGGCGGTGGACTACACCGACCTGCCCTTGCGTTATGAAGTCGATCCGCTGGTGTACCCCGATGACGTCTGGCACTTGCACGAGGAGTCGGCGGAAATCGTCGGCCAGCGCCTGGCCGACTACATCGCCGATGACCTGGGTTTCCACGGCAACCCCAACGACAACAACAGCGTGCAGGCCATCTTCGACGGCGCGCAGAACGAAGGCGGGATGATCTCCGGGACCGACCAGGCCGATACCCTGGTGGGCAGCTCGGGCAACGACACCCTGGACGGAGACCTGGGCGCCGACACCCTCACCGGCGGGGATGGCAACGACATCTACGTGGTCGACAACGCGTTCGACAGCGTGATCGAAACCAACACCTCGGCCTCGCAGATCGACACGGTGAAGGCCTCGGTCAGTTGGACCCTGGGCGCCAACCTCGAAAACCTGGTGCTCACCGGCGTCTCGGACATCGACGGCACCGGCAACGAGCGGCGCAACTTCATCACCGGCAACGCCGCCCATAACGTGCTCGACGGCGCGACCGGGGCCGACAGCATGAGCGGTGGCGATGGCAACGACACCTACTACGTCGACAACGCCAGCGACACCGTGATCGAAACCAACAGTGCCGCGTCCGGCGGGATCGACAGCGTGCACAGCAGCCTGGCGAGCTACACCCTGGGCAACAACGTCGAGAACCTCTACATCGACAGCGCGGCAGCCGCCAACGCTACCGGCAACGCTTTGGACAACACGCTGTTCGCCGGCGCCGGCAACAACGTGCTGGACGGGCGCGACGGCAATGACACGGTGTCGTACGAGCGCGCCCAGGCCGGCGTGACAGTCAACCTCTCGACCTCCGCGCAACAGGACACGCAGGGCTCCGGGCTCGACACCCTGAAGTTCATCGAGAACCTGACGGGCAGTGCCTACGCCGATACGCTGTCGGGCAACAGCGCCGGGAACATCCTCAACGGCGGTGCCGGCAACGACACCCTGGTGGGCGGTTCGGGCGACGATCGGCTGATCGGCGGCGCCGGCACCGACAACCTCACCGGCGGCACCGGCGCAGACACGTACGTCTTCGCCGCGCTGTCGGACATGGGCGTCGGGGCACTGCGCGATGTGATCAACGGCTTCAAGACGGCCGAGGGCGATCACCTGGACCTCACCGGCCTGGACGCCAACCCGCTGACGGCGACGATCGACGCCTTCACCTTCATCGGCAGCAACGCCTTCGACCCCACCAACGCCACCGGCCAACTGCGCTTTGCCGACGGCATCCTCTCCGGCAGCACCAACGCCGACGCCACTCCCGAGTTCGAGTTCGAACTTGTCGGCGTCAAGGAACTGCACGCCAGCGACTTCACCGCCTGA
- a CDS encoding membrane protein: MSYPLFLTLHLFAALVFIGTVFFEVLFLESIRKQLPVKVMVLLEQGISRRARQLMPWVLLVLFGAGAAMVWLRYWPALMSPLQSSFGLLLGLKILLAGSVLGHFLWAMWLFRRGRMNARYVHIIHTSVFLHMVTIVLLAKGMFYIGW; this comes from the coding sequence ATGAGTTATCCGCTGTTTCTGACCTTGCACCTGTTCGCCGCGCTGGTGTTCATCGGCACGGTGTTTTTCGAAGTGCTGTTTCTCGAAAGCATTCGCAAGCAACTGCCCGTCAAGGTCATGGTTCTGCTGGAGCAGGGCATCAGCCGGCGCGCGCGGCAGTTGATGCCCTGGGTGTTGCTGGTGCTGTTCGGCGCGGGGGCCGCGATGGTCTGGTTGCGCTACTGGCCGGCGCTGATGTCGCCCTTGCAGTCGTCCTTCGGCTTGCTGCTGGGTTTGAAGATCCTGCTGGCCGGCAGCGTGCTGGGGCATTTTCTCTGGGCGATGTGGCTGTTCCGGCGCGGGCGGATGAATGCCCGCTACGTGCACATCATCCACACCAGCGTGTTCCTGCACATGGTGACGATCGTGCTGCTGGCCAAGGGCATGTTCTACATCGGCTGGTAG
- a CDS encoding coproporphyrinogen III oxidase has translation MFDLFNTLGERPSGRAPVVADFDCPVATRKFHAGIGSLDLLRGLRNSRQKRRPLSLAVHLPSRLRLASCSPLAHDCRCGEIDGYLQRLTYEMGLVGCHLGAGRRVEAFCLTGGTPVIAHLQRLMGDLRKRFDFCEYDSGDHSIEVDLHHTDWSTMGLIRDQGFTHVSIGVPDIGVDSELSVDCYQNPAPIHSLIDAARTFGFRSINIDLGYGHAWQTPQSFALKLATLIELEPDRLHVFDYGRAPYRYRSKSTGVAGAYCSPADKDAMRRICCEQLIGAGYHYIGLGQFVRADDDLAVAQEHGRLHRNCLGFTRHGCCDHVGFGLSAVTQIEHLYVQNTDNLLHYCQQLDAGQLPVYRGWRCEAQDQVKATVTEQLACDLELDIPAIETRFGLVFREYFASIWPLLEALHDKGLIELTSRFIGILPAGRLNVDAICNLFDPDPNDAGLHALEKLNPS, from the coding sequence ATGTTCGATTTGTTCAATACCCTCGGTGAGCGACCCTCGGGACGTGCCCCAGTGGTGGCAGATTTCGACTGTCCGGTCGCTACACGAAAATTCCACGCCGGCATCGGTTCGCTCGACCTGCTCAGGGGGCTGCGCAACAGCCGCCAGAAACGTCGGCCGCTGTCTCTGGCCGTGCACCTGCCGTCGCGCTTGCGCCTGGCCTCGTGTTCACCCCTGGCCCACGACTGTCGCTGCGGCGAAATCGACGGCTACCTGCAACGCCTGACGTACGAGATGGGGCTGGTGGGTTGCCATCTGGGCGCAGGACGACGGGTCGAGGCGTTCTGCCTGACCGGCGGTACTCCGGTCATCGCCCATCTGCAACGGCTGATGGGCGACCTGCGCAAGCGCTTTGACTTTTGCGAGTACGACAGCGGCGACCACAGTATCGAGGTGGACTTGCACCACACGGACTGGTCGACCATGGGCCTGATCCGTGACCAGGGTTTCACCCATGTCAGCATCGGTGTGCCCGACATTGGCGTCGACAGCGAGCTGTCCGTCGACTGCTACCAGAACCCGGCACCGATCCATTCGCTGATCGATGCGGCGCGCACCTTCGGTTTTCGGTCCATCAACATTGACCTCGGTTACGGCCATGCCTGGCAAACGCCGCAAAGCTTTGCGTTGAAGCTGGCGACGCTGATCGAGCTGGAGCCGGACCGGCTGCACGTCTTTGACTATGGCCGCGCGCCGTATCGTTATCGCTCGAAAAGCACCGGCGTGGCCGGCGCCTATTGCAGCCCGGCCGATAAGGACGCCATGCGCCGCATCTGTTGCGAGCAACTGATCGGCGCCGGTTATCACTACATCGGCCTGGGTCAGTTCGTGCGGGCCGACGATGACCTGGCGGTGGCCCAGGAGCATGGACGCCTGCATCGCAATTGCCTGGGGTTCACCCGCCATGGCTGTTGCGATCACGTGGGGTTCGGGTTGTCGGCGGTCACGCAGATCGAGCATCTGTACGTGCAGAACACCGACAACCTGTTGCATTACTGCCAGCAGTTGGACGCCGGGCAACTGCCGGTGTATCGCGGCTGGCGCTGTGAGGCGCAGGATCAGGTCAAGGCGACCGTGACCGAGCAACTGGCCTGCGACCTGGAGCTGGATATCCCGGCCATCGAAACACGTTTTGGCCTGGTGTTTCGCGAGTACTTCGCGTCCATCTGGCCGTTGCTGGAGGCGTTGCACGACAAGGGATTGATCGAACTGACCAGCCGTTTTATCGGCATCCTGCCTGCCGGGCGCCTGAATGTGGACGCGATCTGCAATCTGTTCGACCCGGATCCGAATGACGCGGGCCTACACGCCCTGGAAAAGTTGAATCCTTCATGA